A DNA window from Centropristis striata isolate RG_2023a ecotype Rhode Island chromosome 10, C.striata_1.0, whole genome shotgun sequence contains the following coding sequences:
- the gcgb gene encoding glucagon b isoform X1, which translates to MTYYFSSNCCIHSLSLSPSLPLSLSLSLSLSFSLSLSHLSKAQTMKSAHSLAGVLLLIMIQSSWQMPDQDTDRNPMLLAENSMMAEPIELPNMKRHSEGTFSNDYSKYLETRRAQDFVQWLKNSKRNGSLFRRHADGTFTSDVSSYLQDQAAKDFVIWLKSGRGRRE; encoded by the exons ATGACATATTATTTCTCTTCTAATTGTTGTAttcacagtctctctctctctccctccctccctctctctctctctctctctctctctctctctttctctctctctctctctcatctttcTAAAGCTCAAACAATGAAAAGCGCTCACTCTTTGGCTGGAGTCCTGCTCCTCATCATGATCCAAAGCAGCTGGCAGATGCCTGATCAGGACACAGACCGGAACCCCAT GCTATTGGCTGAAAACTCCATGATGGCCGAACCCATTGAGCTCCCAAACATGAAGAGGCATTCAGAGGGGACATTTTCCAACGACTACAGTAAATATCTGGAGACGAGAAGAGCACAAGACTTTGTCCAGTGGCTAAAGAACTCAAAAAGGAACGG GAGCTTATTCAGACGTCATGCAGACGGCACTTTCACCAGTGATGTGAGCTCCTACCTGCAGGACCAGGCAGCCAAGGACTTTGTGATCTGGCTGAAGAGCGGCCGAGGAAGAAGAGAGTGA
- the gcgb gene encoding glucagon b isoform X2, with translation MKSAHSLAGVLLLIMIQSSWQMPDQDTDRNPMLLAENSMMAEPIELPNMKRHSEGTFSNDYSKYLETRRAQDFVQWLKNSKRNGSLFRRHADGTFTSDVSSYLQDQAAKDFVIWLKSGRGRRE, from the exons ATGAAAAGCGCTCACTCTTTGGCTGGAGTCCTGCTCCTCATCATGATCCAAAGCAGCTGGCAGATGCCTGATCAGGACACAGACCGGAACCCCAT GCTATTGGCTGAAAACTCCATGATGGCCGAACCCATTGAGCTCCCAAACATGAAGAGGCATTCAGAGGGGACATTTTCCAACGACTACAGTAAATATCTGGAGACGAGAAGAGCACAAGACTTTGTCCAGTGGCTAAAGAACTCAAAAAGGAACGG GAGCTTATTCAGACGTCATGCAGACGGCACTTTCACCAGTGATGTGAGCTCCTACCTGCAGGACCAGGCAGCCAAGGACTTTGTGATCTGGCTGAAGAGCGGCCGAGGAAGAAGAGAGTGA
- the fap gene encoding dipeptidyl peptidase 4 — translation MGCSRVVWVVVGAAVLIMLITIPAIYLSKSDAKRPFTLDDYFNDTIRWRSYNLYWISDKEYLHKTRDGNIFLHNAETNEESLYLSNSTFAQVDATDYLLSGDQKYIAFESNFTKKWRHSFTASYSIYDRESSTFVLPANLPTDVQYFSWALTGSKYAYVSGYNVFFKSDVTAEAVQVTHNGKKNEILNGVPDWVYEEEVFASNGAIWWSTTGKFLAYAEFNDTEVQKVDFTWYGAEQYPQTVALPYPKAGSALTKVKLFVVDTTNAIPLTQVLPPASIASGDHLLCSVTWVTDERVAVQWVTRQQNHLVVQIYDFDGSSWQEKQNFEQRSKTGWVGHYVPLPLFFADDKLSFYKVMSDTQGYKHIHYVKDGKAAPITSGKWEVIYITKLTKDAIYFMSNEYQGKPIKTDLYKITIGSSHSAPQCLTCDLRKDRCQHNAAYFSTDASFYRIDCYGPGLPLYTLVDNRGSTAGAELSVLEENKELENVLSQFQLPTMQHGTIRVAGFDLWYEMMLPPNFKKSKKYPLLIYVYGGPCSQEVNLRYRLNWGTYLSSSHGIIVAKFDGRGSGYQGDEIMHAIYKRLGTYEVEDQISAVRKFIDMGFIDKDRIAMWGWSYGGYVTSMALGAGTGLFKCGIAVAPVAKWEYYDAVYTERYMGTPTENSDAYKNSSVTSRARNFKSVDFLLVHGTADDNVHFQQAAQISKALVDEQVDFETMWYTDKDHSLSGSAFRHVYTLMSHFLQKCLVNPK, via the exons AATCTGATGCCAAACGGCCTTTCACCCTTGATGATTACTTCAACGACACCATTAGGTGGAGATCTTACAATTTGTATTGGATATCAG ACAAGGAATATCTGCATAAAACAAGAGATGGGAATATTTTCCTCCACAATGCTGAAACGAACGAGGAGTCACTCTATTTGAGCAATTCAACATtt GCTCAAGTGGACGCCACAGATTACTTGTTGTCAGGTGATCAGAAGTACATTGCTTTTGAGAGCAATTTCACAAAG AAATGGAGACATTCATTCACAGCCTCTTACTCCATCTATGACAGGGAGAGTTC AACATTTGTTCTGCCTGCAAATCTTCCTACTGATGTGCAGTACTTTAGCTGGGCCTTAACAGGAAGCAAATAT GCTTACGTCTCAGGCTACAACGTGTTCTTCAAATCTGACGTCACTGCTGAAGCTGTGCAAGTGACCCACAACGGGAAGAAGAATGAGATCCTTAACGGTGTCCCTGACTGGGTATATGAGG AGGAAGTGTTTGCATCAAACGGGGCAATATGGTGGTCAACAACTGGAAAATTCTTGGCTTATGCAGAGTTTAATGATACAGAAGTTCAGAAAGTGGACTTCACATGGTACGGAGCTGAGCAGTATCCTCAGACAGTGGCTCTTCCTTATCCAAAG GCTGGCTCTGCCCTTACCAAGGTGAAACTGTTTGTGGTTGATACCACAAATGCCATCCCCCTCACACAGGTGCTCCCCCCTGCGTCCATCGCTTCTGG CGATCACTTGTTGTGCTCAGTGACCTGGGTCACAGATGAACGCGTCGCTGTGCAGTGGGTCACAAGACAACAGAATCACCTGGTTGTACAGATTTATGACTTTGATGGAAGCAGCTGGCAAGAAAAACAG AATTTTGAGCAAAGGAGCAAGACGGGATGGGTCGGACAT TACGTGCCCTTACCTCTTTTCTTTGCTGATGATAAACTCAGTTTCTACAAAGTGATGAGTGACACTCAGGGCTACAAACACATTCATTATGTGAAAGAT GGCAAGGCAGCACCTATCACCTCAGGGAAGTGGGAAGTCATCTACATAACCAAATTAACCAAAGATGCCAT ATATTTTATGAGCAATGAATACCAAGGAAAACCCATAAAGACCGATCTGTACAA GATCACGATTGGAAGCAGCCACTCTGCCCCTCAGTGTCTCACCTGCGACCTGCGTAAGGACAGGTGTCAGCACAACGCCGCTTACTTCAGCACTGACGCCTCTTTCTACCGAATAGACTGCTACG GACCTGGATTGCCCCTCTACACACTCGTGGACAACAGGGGCTCAACTGCAGGTGCAG agctcTCCGTTCTTGAAGAGAATAAGGAACTGGAAAATGTTCTTTCACAATTCCAACTGCCAACAATGCAGCATGGCACCATAAGGGTTGCAGGATTTG ATCTTTGGTATGAAATGATGTTACCACCAAATTTCAAGAAGTCTAAAAAATATCCTCTTCTTATTTATGT GTACGGGGGCCCCTGTAGTCAGGAGGTGAACCTGCGTTACAGGCTGAACTGGGGCACATATCTCTCCAGTTCACACGGGATCATCGTCGCCAAGTTTGATGGAAGAGGAAGTGGTTACCAAGGTGATGAAATAATGCATGCAATCTACAAACGCCTTGGGACATACGAAGTGGAGGATCAGATATCAGCTGTGAG GAAATTCATAGACATGGGTTTCATTGACAAAGACAGGATAGCAATGTGGGGCTGG TCATATGGTGGCTACGTCACCTCAATGGCATTGGGTGCTGGAACTGGACTCTTCAAGTGTGGAATAGCAGTTGCCCCAGTAGCCAAGTGGGAATATTATG ATGCAGTGTACACTGAGCGCTACATGGGAACACCCACAGAGAATTCAGACGCTTACAAA AATTCCTCAGTGACATCCAGAGCAAGGAACTTCAAATCAGTAGACTTTCTATTGGTCCACGGAACAGCAGATG ACAATGTCCATTTCCAGCAGGCAGCGCAGATCTCCAAAGCTCTGGTGGACGAGCAAGTGGACTTTGAGACAATG TGGTACACGGACAAGGACCACTCTCTCTCTGGATCAGCCTTTCGTCATGTGTACACCCTGATGAGCCACTTCCTGCAGAAATGCCTCGTTAATCCCAAATAA